One part of the Sporosarcina ureae genome encodes these proteins:
- a CDS encoding IS30 family transposase translates to MVAQLESTIQNRKNKHLSAFERGQIEALHKDGHTNREIGRRLGRVHQTIANELKRGTTIQLKTGRTSYTAYFAETGQAIYERNRLQCGAKSKLLMANEFVNFACDKILDQDWSPDAVVGFTSLQEEWKDRPTVSTKTLYNYIDLDVLRVRNIDLPMKLRRNTKVKHIRRNRRILGMSIAERPVEIEDRQEFGHWEIDTVEGQKSDDNALLTLVERKTRNYYAILLDDQDHDSVDFAINQLRQDFGELFSQVFKTITSDNGSEFSNLTKSLQGVTDVYFARPYAPYERGSNERHNGLLRRYIPKGKAISDYSTESIQRIYQTLNQLPRKILNYRQPSVLFEEELARLA, encoded by the coding sequence ATAGTGGCACAACTTGAGAGTACCATACAAAACCGTAAAAATAAACACCTGTCAGCTTTTGAGCGCGGTCAAATCGAGGCGCTTCACAAGGATGGACATACCAACCGAGAGATCGGTAGACGCTTAGGACGCGTTCATCAAACCATCGCGAATGAATTAAAGCGTGGAACCACAATCCAACTCAAAACTGGACGCACATCCTATACAGCCTATTTCGCTGAAACGGGACAGGCGATATATGAACGAAATCGACTTCAGTGCGGCGCAAAAAGTAAGCTGCTTATGGCCAATGAATTTGTCAATTTCGCGTGTGATAAAATCCTAGATCAGGACTGGTCACCAGACGCAGTCGTCGGGTTTACAAGCCTTCAAGAAGAGTGGAAAGACCGACCTACTGTGTCCACGAAAACCCTGTATAACTACATTGATTTAGACGTATTACGCGTTCGAAATATAGACTTGCCGATGAAACTGAGACGGAACACCAAAGTGAAACACATCCGAAGAAACCGTCGTATTTTGGGCATGAGCATCGCTGAACGTCCCGTTGAAATTGAAGATCGTCAAGAATTCGGTCATTGGGAAATTGATACGGTAGAAGGACAGAAGTCTGATGACAACGCATTATTGACGCTCGTTGAACGTAAAACGAGAAACTATTATGCCATCCTCCTAGATGATCAAGATCATGATTCGGTGGACTTTGCGATCAACCAGTTACGACAGGATTTTGGTGAGCTGTTTTCTCAAGTATTCAAAACGATTACGTCGGATAACGGCAGCGAGTTTTCTAATCTGACAAAGAGTCTTCAAGGTGTTACTGACGTCTATTTCGCTCGTCCATATGCACCGTATGAAAGAGGATCTAACGAGCGACACAATGGTCTGCTCAGACGATATATTCCCAAAGGAAAAGCAATTTCTGATTACTCTACAGAGTCTATTCAACGTATTTATCAGACACTGAATCAGTTGCCTAGGAAGATTTTGAACTATCGACAGCCATCCGTTTTGTTTGAAGAAGAGTTGGCTAGGTTAGCATAG